The proteins below come from a single Drosophila kikkawai strain 14028-0561.14 chromosome 3R, DkikHiC1v2, whole genome shotgun sequence genomic window:
- the Cnx99A gene encoding calnexin isoform X1, whose amino-acid sequence MKRKLGRGATLALLFASALLLIAASRQAAAAEPATDSDDFEDGFVEDVQEELPAGTDENGEEKLAYESPVIDAKKFHFADHFDDVEASRKKWVLSQAKKDDIAEEISKYDGLWNWESPQRIVWANDLGLVLKSKAKHAAISAPLRQPFDFKQDKPLVVQYEVTLQEGQECGGSYLKLLSAGKDTEQLTAFNDKTPYTIMFGPDKCGNDVKMHFIFRHVNPINGTITEKHCNKPKNRLEEPFKDKLPHLYQLVVRPDNSFEIRVDHKIINEGSLLTDFKPAVNPPAEIDDPNDKKPESWDEREKIPDPTAQKPDDWDEDAPPQLPDADAVMPDGWLEEEPDMIFDPTASKPEDWDAEIDGEWEAPLVDNPVCEKAAGCGKWKAPLIPNPNYKGKWRAPMIENPNYQGKWAPKKIANPDFFEDLKPFQMTPISAVGLELWSMSSDILFDNLIITDDVDVARDFAANSFDIKRRYIDRESDSFVNKVVELAKAYPSIWGIGLVAIVALVAITIYLRFGSAKSQDSAAKKAAAQAKKSDELQPDDEEEPELVAEEDLEEGSDRAAGDSSKESTPLSASPKKKNKKSDLDDNVEVTKPEESNEEPAQTEETTTKARKRQARKE is encoded by the exons ATGAAACGGAAACTGGGCCGAGGGGCGACGCTGGCGTTGCTGTTCGCCAGCGCACTGCTGCTAATTGCAGCATCCCGCCAAGCGGCCGCCGCCGAGCCAGCCACTGACTCCGATGACTTCGAGGATGGCTTTGTGGAAGATGTTCAG GAGGAGCTGCCCGCCGGCACAGATGAAAACGGCGAGGAGAAGCTGGCCTATGAGAGTCCAGTGATTGATGCCAAGAAATTCCATTTCGCTGACCACTTTGACGACGTGGAGGCCTCCCGCAAGAAGTGGGTGCTGTCGCAGGCCAAGAAGGACGACATTGCGGAGGAGATCTCGAAATACGATGGCCTGTGGAACTGGGAGTCGCCGCAGCGCATTGTTTGGGCCAATGATCTGGGCCTGGTGCTCAAGTCAAAGGCCAAGCACGCGGCCATCTCAGCGCCGCTGCGTCAGCCCTTTGATTTCAAGCAAGACAAGCCGCTGGTGGTTCAGTACGAGGTCACGTTGCAG GAGGGTCAGGAGTGCGGCGGCTCGTATTTAAAGCTCCTTTCCGCCGGCAAAGACACCGAGCAGCTGACGGCC TTCAATGACAAGACACCCTACACCATCATGTTCGGACCGGACAAGTGCGGCAACGATGTGAAAATGCACTTCATATTCCGGCATGTCAATCCAATTAATGGCACCATCACCGAGAAGCACTGCAACAAGCCCAA GAACCGCTTGGAAGAACCCTTCAAGGACAAGCTGCCCCATCTGTATCAGCTGGTGGTGCGCCCGGACAACAGCTTCGAGATTCGCGTGGATCACAAGATCATCAACGAGGGCTCGTTGCTGACCGATTTCAAGCCAGCTGTCAATCCGCCAGCGGAGATCGATGATCCCAATGACAAGAAGCCCGAGTCGTGGGATGAGCGTGAGAAGATTCCAGATCCCACGGCCCAGAAGCCCGATGATTGGGATGAAGATGCACCGCCACAGCTGCCCGATGCCGATGCCGTCATGCCCGATGGTTGGCTGGAGGAGGAGCCCGACATGATCTTTGACCCGACTGCCAGCAAACCAGAGGATTGGGATGCCGAAATCGATGGCGAATGGGAGGCACCGCTGGTGGATAATCCCGTGTGCGAAAAGGCCGCCGGCTGTGGCAAGTGGAAGGCACCGCTTATACCCAATCCCAACTACAAGGGCAAGTGGCGGGCACCGATGATCGAGAACCCGAATTATCAGGGCAAGTGGGCGCCCAAGAAGATAGCCAATCCGGATTTCTTTGAGGATCTGAAGCCGTTCCAAATGACGCCAATT AGCGCTGTTGGCCTGGAACTCTGGTCCATGTCCAGCGACATTCTTTTCGACAATCTCATCATCACGGACGACGTGGATGTGGCCCGTGACTTTGCCGCCAATAGCTTTGACATCAAGCGCCGCTATATAGATCGCGAATCG GACTCATTCGTGAATAAGGTAGTGGAGCTAGCCAAGGCCTATCCCTCGATCTGGGGCATTGGCCTGGTGGCCATAGTGGCATTGGTTGCCATCACCATTTACCTTAGATTTGGTTCGGCCAAGAGTCAG gACTCGGCTGCCAAGAAGGCCGCCGCACAGGCCAAGAAGTCCGACGAACTGCAGCCCGATGATGAGGAAGAGCCCGAGTTAGTGGCTGAGGAGGATTTAGAGGAAGGCAGCGATCGGGCTGCCGGTGATTCCAGCAAGGAGAGCACGCCGCTGTCCGCTAGTccgaagaagaagaacaaaaAGTCTGATTTAGATGATAATGTGGAGGTGACCAAGCCGGAGGAGAGCAATGAAGAGCCCGCACAGACTGAG GAAACTACCACGAAAGCTCGCAAGCGTCAGGCGCGCAAGGAGTAA
- the Cnx99A gene encoding calnexin isoform X2, with protein MKRKLGRGATLALLFASALLLIAASRQAAAAEPATDSDDFEDGFVEDVQEELPAGTDENGEEKLAYESPVIDAKKFHFADHFDDVEASRKKWVLSQAKKDDIAEEISKYDGLWNWESPQRIVWANDLGLVLKSKAKHAAISAPLRQPFDFKQDKPLVVQYEVTLQEGQECGGSYLKLLSAGKDTEQLTAFNDKTPYTIMFGPDKCGNDVKMHFIFRHVNPINGTITEKHCNKPKNRLEEPFKDKLPHLYQLVVRPDNSFEIRVDHKIINEGSLLTDFKPAVNPPAEIDDPNDKKPESWDEREKIPDPTAQKPDDWDEDAPPQLPDADAVMPDGWLEEEPDMIFDPTASKPEDWDAEIDGEWEAPLVDNPVCEKAAGCGKWKAPLIPNPNYKGKWRAPMIENPNYQGKWAPKKIANPDFFEDLKPFQMTPISAVGLELWSMSSDILFDNLIITDDVDVARDFAANSFDIKRRYIDRESKTFWHRLMRRMNYKPGWWALYFLYLLIPASCYVFYLYRRAKEVLVFRFII; from the exons ATGAAACGGAAACTGGGCCGAGGGGCGACGCTGGCGTTGCTGTTCGCCAGCGCACTGCTGCTAATTGCAGCATCCCGCCAAGCGGCCGCCGCCGAGCCAGCCACTGACTCCGATGACTTCGAGGATGGCTTTGTGGAAGATGTTCAG GAGGAGCTGCCCGCCGGCACAGATGAAAACGGCGAGGAGAAGCTGGCCTATGAGAGTCCAGTGATTGATGCCAAGAAATTCCATTTCGCTGACCACTTTGACGACGTGGAGGCCTCCCGCAAGAAGTGGGTGCTGTCGCAGGCCAAGAAGGACGACATTGCGGAGGAGATCTCGAAATACGATGGCCTGTGGAACTGGGAGTCGCCGCAGCGCATTGTTTGGGCCAATGATCTGGGCCTGGTGCTCAAGTCAAAGGCCAAGCACGCGGCCATCTCAGCGCCGCTGCGTCAGCCCTTTGATTTCAAGCAAGACAAGCCGCTGGTGGTTCAGTACGAGGTCACGTTGCAG GAGGGTCAGGAGTGCGGCGGCTCGTATTTAAAGCTCCTTTCCGCCGGCAAAGACACCGAGCAGCTGACGGCC TTCAATGACAAGACACCCTACACCATCATGTTCGGACCGGACAAGTGCGGCAACGATGTGAAAATGCACTTCATATTCCGGCATGTCAATCCAATTAATGGCACCATCACCGAGAAGCACTGCAACAAGCCCAA GAACCGCTTGGAAGAACCCTTCAAGGACAAGCTGCCCCATCTGTATCAGCTGGTGGTGCGCCCGGACAACAGCTTCGAGATTCGCGTGGATCACAAGATCATCAACGAGGGCTCGTTGCTGACCGATTTCAAGCCAGCTGTCAATCCGCCAGCGGAGATCGATGATCCCAATGACAAGAAGCCCGAGTCGTGGGATGAGCGTGAGAAGATTCCAGATCCCACGGCCCAGAAGCCCGATGATTGGGATGAAGATGCACCGCCACAGCTGCCCGATGCCGATGCCGTCATGCCCGATGGTTGGCTGGAGGAGGAGCCCGACATGATCTTTGACCCGACTGCCAGCAAACCAGAGGATTGGGATGCCGAAATCGATGGCGAATGGGAGGCACCGCTGGTGGATAATCCCGTGTGCGAAAAGGCCGCCGGCTGTGGCAAGTGGAAGGCACCGCTTATACCCAATCCCAACTACAAGGGCAAGTGGCGGGCACCGATGATCGAGAACCCGAATTATCAGGGCAAGTGGGCGCCCAAGAAGATAGCCAATCCGGATTTCTTTGAGGATCTGAAGCCGTTCCAAATGACGCCAATT AGCGCTGTTGGCCTGGAACTCTGGTCCATGTCCAGCGACATTCTTTTCGACAATCTCATCATCACGGACGACGTGGATGTGGCCCGTGACTTTGCCGCCAATAGCTTTGACATCAAGCGCCGCTATATAGATCGCGAATCG aaaaccttCTGGCACCGCCTGATGCGCCGCATGAACTACAAGCCCGGCTGGTGGGCTTTGTACTTCCTGTACCTGCTCATTCCGGCCAGCTGCTACGTCTTTTATCTGTACAGACGCGCCAAAGAGGTGCTAGTCTTTCGATTTATAATTTAG